A section of the Chryseobacterium scophthalmum genome encodes:
- a CDS encoding ComEC/Rec2 family competence protein translates to MILNKQPLLIVVLCFILGIFFQDKLTLEQNSIILILLFSVIVFAAFFLKSQILFKIRNFLLMVFFFGLGIIFHFYNNSTTQKVDVKTNETIIFKVLKKLNSNEKYRKYEVLAELDNQSFQAIANVEKTRKELDLDHYYKAKAYLVEPKSPEHDFQFDYSKYLKRKNISYQCYINGEISSATRGDLSFTEKIKQKRLETLQKISNSEMSFRSREFLKGIILADRTEIDAETVQDFNRSGLVHFLAISGTHIVVIFGMFYFLMMRFSSVRLKKYAIVISLLFIWIFAVFIGFGNSVVRSCIMISVYFIYVLLQRKPDLLHSMALSAFLILIIDTQQIFDVGFQLSFIAVLGIYWLNQPILKYLPKQDNFFKKLIYNTISISVAAQLATLPLVLYYFHQFSLISILANFIIVPFSELIIIFSFLMTALIGFNLDFEIINLTYDFVIKILLEIIHWFASFDVVFFENIPLNLAEVFLLFGIIYFLKFMLDKLSFRNISNVILAITVFFIVRISFDLFENQKHEFLVHHYKKENIISIKKGNKVIFWINSSDDKDKIQQYIINPYVSSRRIKSLEINKIPVSTKMVKFEGEIYQLK, encoded by the coding sequence ATGATCTTGAACAAGCAACCTCTTTTGATCGTTGTACTCTGTTTTATTCTTGGGATTTTCTTTCAGGATAAGTTAACTCTTGAGCAAAATTCCATCATTCTAATTCTACTTTTTTCTGTCATTGTTTTCGCAGCGTTTTTCCTAAAAAGTCAGATCTTATTTAAGATCAGGAATTTCCTTTTGATGGTTTTCTTTTTCGGATTGGGCATTATTTTTCATTTTTATAATAATTCTACGACTCAAAAGGTTGATGTAAAAACCAATGAAACCATCATTTTTAAAGTTTTAAAAAAATTAAATTCAAACGAAAAATATAGAAAGTATGAGGTTTTAGCTGAACTTGATAATCAGTCTTTTCAAGCAATTGCCAATGTTGAAAAAACTCGGAAAGAACTAGATCTTGACCATTATTATAAAGCAAAAGCTTATTTGGTTGAGCCAAAATCACCGGAACACGATTTTCAGTTTGACTATTCAAAATATTTAAAGCGAAAAAATATTTCCTATCAATGTTATATCAACGGAGAAATTTCTTCTGCTACAAGAGGTGATTTGAGTTTTACAGAAAAGATAAAGCAGAAACGTCTGGAAACTTTGCAGAAAATTAGTAATTCTGAAATGTCTTTCCGCAGTCGTGAATTTTTAAAAGGAATTATTCTTGCAGACCGCACAGAAATTGATGCTGAAACTGTTCAGGATTTTAACCGTTCTGGTTTGGTGCATTTTCTTGCCATTTCTGGAACGCATATTGTCGTAATTTTCGGAATGTTTTATTTTTTGATGATGAGGTTTTCATCTGTTCGTCTGAAAAAATATGCCATCGTCATCAGTTTACTATTCATATGGATTTTTGCAGTCTTTATCGGATTTGGAAATTCTGTGGTGCGGTCTTGCATCATGATTTCTGTATATTTTATTTATGTTTTGCTTCAACGGAAACCAGATTTGCTCCATTCAATGGCACTTTCAGCGTTTCTTATTTTAATTATCGATACACAGCAGATTTTTGATGTAGGTTTTCAATTGAGTTTTATAGCTGTTTTAGGAATTTATTGGCTGAACCAACCTATTCTAAAATACCTTCCGAAACAGGATAATTTTTTCAAAAAATTGATCTACAATACAATTTCAATCTCTGTTGCGGCGCAACTGGCGACTTTACCTCTGGTCTTATATTATTTTCATCAGTTCTCATTGATTTCCATTCTTGCCAATTTTATAATCGTTCCGTTTTCTGAACTCATTATTATATTTTCTTTTTTAATGACTGCGCTGATCGGTTTTAATTTAGATTTTGAAATAATTAATTTGACTTATGATTTTGTTATTAAGATTTTGTTGGAAATAATTCATTGGTTTGCCAGTTTTGATGTCGTTTTCTTTGAAAATATTCCTTTGAATTTAGCTGAGGTTTTTCTGTTGTTTGGAATTATTTACTTCCTGAAATTTATGCTTGATAAACTCAGTTTTAGAAATATCTCAAATGTAATTTTAGCGATTACCGTATTTTTTATCGTGAGAATTTCTTTTGATCTTTTTGAAAATCAGAAACATGAGTTTTTAGTTCATCATTATAAAAAAGAAAATATTATCTCAATTAAAAAAGGAAACAAGGTCATTTTTTGGATAAATTCTTCAGATGATAAAGATAAAATTCAACAGTATATTATCAATCCATATGTTTCTTCACGCAGGATAAAAAGTTTAGAGATCAATAAAATTCCAGTTTCGACTAAAATGGTGAAGTTTGAAGGTGAAATTTATCAATTAAAGTAA